One window of the Procambarus clarkii isolate CNS0578487 chromosome 27, FALCON_Pclarkii_2.0, whole genome shotgun sequence genome contains the following:
- the LOC123762749 gene encoding organic cation transporter protein-like, translating into MTIADFDAIFDHIGGFGRYQMVLFTVNCMMNSFLAFVYFGQIFMTLTPPHWCRAPPDLQGLNLTEEQLKDLTIPRDASSGKFLQCRIYDVDFVKVVWANASWPTTSWANASWPTTSCTHGWTYDYSLYYPTITSQLDWVCDEDWRKTFSQSLFFVGSLVASPVLGWAADKFGRLPVIVITNMVGGVFGVASAFCTSFATFTAFRFIVGMTYDTHFLFTYILLLEYVSSEYRTIMANVPIMFFLTLAMCAMPWIAVGVADWSIFTIIMHAPQLICFFFIWLIPESARWLLAQGRVEDTVKILTRVAKINRKTLTPEVIKEFEEYGMEQAKQGQATASVFELLKRSKLRLHFLVLSVMWMVIIVAYDGHMRNTEHIGNNVFVTFTIAGFVELPADFIAMLAMEKLGRRHTVVFTLVFSGLACFAAAALPEEDTMGIMWLAIAGRFLITMAMNVGMQSPVEVLPTVARGSGIAAIHTLGHIAAFTSPYVIYLGKHGYYLPYVILGALTVVGGAVCTVLPETLNQSLPDTLEDGETFFSDQTFCYNPCSRNATVSVKIYCSWKSHKILHYTVMIVLFNADIIPQYNATVPLCIATIPQYIVTIRRYKAPIPRYKATIPRYKATIPRYKATIPRYKATIPRYKATIPRYKATIPRYKATIPRYKATIPRYKATIPRYKATIPRYKATIRRYKATIPRYKATIPRYKATVLQYISTIPRFISTIIRAGNHEYWSRDDAEFSAVMTVEVFVPFSKSVKMPYRRVAVRSQVAGSNPRITTIDFLID; encoded by the exons ATGACAATCGCCGACTTCGACGCGATCTTCGACCACATCGGAGGATTCGGTCGCTACCAGATG GTACTGTTCACGGTCAACTGCATGATGAACTCCTTCCTGGCCTTCGTCTACTTCGGCCAGATATTTATGACCCTGACGCCCCCCCACTGGTGTCGGGCTCCGCCTGACCTTCAGGGCCTCAACCTGACGGAGGAGCAGCTCAAGGACCTCACCATCCCTAGGGACGCCTCTAGCGGCAAGTTCCTGCAGTGTAGGATCTATGACGTTGACTTCGTTAAG gtggt CTGGGCCAACGCCTCCTGGCCCACTACCAGCTGGGCCAACGCCTcctggcccaccaccagctgTACACATGGCTGGACCTACGACTACTCCCTCTACTACCCCACCATCACCTCCCAG CTGGACTGGGTGTGCGACGAGGACTGGCGGAAGACATTTTCCCAGTCGCTGTTCTTCGTGGGGTCGCTGGTGGCCTCGCCGGTGCTCGGGTGGGCGGCAGACAAGTTTGGTCGACTGCCGGTCATCGTCATCACCAACATGGTTGGGGGCGTGTTCGGGGTGGCCTCAGCTTTCTGCACCTCCTTCGCCACCTTCACCGCCTTCAGGTTCATCGTTGGCATGACTTACGATACCCACTTTTTGTTCACATACATCCTTT TGTTGGAGTATGTGTCGAGTGAGTACCGCACCATCATGGCCAACGTTCCCATCATGTTCTTCCTGACGCTGGCCATGTGTGCCATGCCCTGGATCGCTGTGGGGGTCGCAGACTGGTccatcttcaccatcatcatGCACGCCCCTCAACTCATCTGCTTCTTCTTCATCTG GTTGATCCCTGAGTCTGCCCGCTGGCTGCTGGCTCAGGGCAGGGTGGAGGACACGGTCAAGATCCTGACCCGGGTGGCTAAGATCAATCGGAAGACCCTCACCCCGGAGGTCATCAAGGAGTTCGAG GAATATGGGATGGAACAGGCCAAGCAAGGCCAGGCGACAGCGTCGGTGTTCGAACTCCTCAAGAGATCGAAACTGAGGCTGCACTTCCTCGTTCTCAGCGTTATGTG GATGGTGATCATCGTGGCCTACGACGGCCACATGAGGAACACGGAACACATCGGTAACAACGTCTTCGTGACCTTCACTATCGCCGGCTTCGTCGAGTTACCAGCGGACTTCATCGCCATGCTGGCCATGGAGAAGCTCGGCCGTCGCCACACTGTCGTCTTCACTCTTGTCTTCAGCGGCCTCGCCTGCTTTGCCGCAGCTGCCCTCccagaag AAGACACCATGGGCATCATGTGGCTGGCCATCGCTGGCAGGTTCCTCATCACTATGGCCATGAACGTTGGTATGCAATCCCCCGTGGAAGTCCTGCCCACAGTGGCCAGGGGCTCAGGGATTGCCGCCATACACACCCTGGGACACATTGCAGCCTTCACCTCACCCTATGTCATCTACTTG GGGAAACACGGCTACTACCTTCCTTACGTGATCCTGGGGGCGCtgacggtggtgggtggggcGGTGTGCACGGTGCTGCCCGAGACACTGAACCAGAGCCTGCCGGACACCTTGGAAGACGGGGAGACCTTCTTCTCTGACCAGACCTTCTGCTACAACCCTTGCTCCAG AAACG CCACAGTCTCTGTTAAGATATACTGTTCATGGAAATCGCACAAAATCCTTCACTACACGGTGATGATTGTTCTGTTTAATGCAGATATAATCCCCCAGTACAATGCCACAGTCCCCCTGTGCATAGCCACAATCCCCCAGTATATTGTCACAATCCGTCGGTACAAAGCCCCAATCCCTCGGTACAAAGCCACAATCCCTCGGTACAAAGCCACAATCCCTCGGTACAAAGCCACAATCCCTCGGTACAAAGCCACAATCCCTCGGTACAAAGCCACAATCCCTCGGTACAAAGCCACAATCCCTCGGTACAAAGCCACAATCCCCCGGTACAAAGCCACAATCCCTCGGTACAAAGCCACAATCCCTCGGTACAAAGCCACAATCCCTCGGTACAAAGCCACAATCCGTCGGTACAAAGCCACAATCCCTCGGTACAAAGCCACAATCCCTCGGTACAAAGCCACAGTCCTCCAGTACATATCCACAATCCCCCGGTTCATATCTACAATCATCAGAGCTGGTAATCACGAGTATTGGAGCAGGGATGATGCAGAGTTCTCGGCAGTGATGACTGTGGAAGTGTTTGTGCCGTTTAGCAAAAGTGTAAAAATGCCTTACAGGCGGGTAGCTGTGAGGAGCCAAGTCGCTGGTTCGAATCCCCGCATTACTacaattgattttctcattgattaa